Proteins encoded by one window of Bubalus bubalis isolate 160015118507 breed Murrah chromosome 4, NDDB_SH_1, whole genome shotgun sequence:
- the LOC112584391 gene encoding LOW QUALITY PROTEIN: olfactory receptor 6C6-like (The sequence of the model RefSeq protein was modified relative to this genomic sequence to represent the inferred CDS: inserted 1 base in 1 codon), with protein sequence MKNHSVEIDFILLGLTDDPQLQIVIFLFLFFNYILSVRGNLIIILLTFLDLCLRTPMYFFLRNFSFLEISFTTACIPKFLISLLTGDKTISYSGCVTQLLFFLLLGATEFYLLAAISYDCYAAICKPLHYPIIMNRKVCHQFVLSSWITGFLIIFPPLVLGLKLDFYASKIIDQFLCDTSPILQLSYTXTHIPELMAFVLAVVTLVVTLLLVVLSYTYILKIILKFPSVQLPTEAFSTCYSHVVVGSITYGSCIFTYMKSSAKKRVTLTKVVAVLSTSVGPLLNPFIYTLRNQQVKEALKDVLQRFCYFQNNEQKCRYQ encoded by the exons ATGAAGAACCATTCAGTGGAAATAGACTTCATACTCCTAGGATTGACAGATGACCCACAATTGCAAATTGTGATtttcctgtttctatttttcaactACATCCTGAGTGTAAGGGGGAATTTAATCATTATCCTCCTCACCTTTCTGGATCTCTGTCTCAGGACTCCAATGTATTTCTTCCTTcgaaatttctctttcttggagATTTCATTCACAACTGCCTGCATTCCAAAATTCTTGATCAGCCTTTTGACTGGAGACAAAACAATTTCTTACAGTGGCTGTGTAACAcaattgttattttttcttctattaggAGCTACAGAATTTTATCTTTTGGCTGCCATATCCTATGACTGCTATGCTGCCATCTGTAAGCCATTGCATTACCCAATCATTATGAATAGAAAAGTGTGCCATCAGTTTGTGCTCAGCTCTTGGATAACTGGCTTCCTAATTATATTTCCTCCTTTGGTCTTAGGACTTAAGCTGGATTTCTATGCTTCCAAAATAATTGACCAGTTCCTCTGTGACACTTCCCCTATCCTTCAGCTCTCTTACA GAACACATATCCCAGAATTGATGGCTTTTGTCTTAGCTGTGGTGACACTTGTAGTCACTCTGTTGTTGGTGGTCCTCTCCTACACATACATCttaaaaatcattctaaaattCCCTTCTGTTCAACTACCAACAGAAGCCTTTTCCACCTGTTACTCACACGTGGTTGTTGGATCTATCACTTATGGGAgttgtatttttacatatatgaaaTCATCAGCTAAGAAAAGGGTGACTTTAACTAAAGTTGTAGCTGTGCTCAGCACCTCTGTTGGTCCTTTACTAAACCCCTTCATTTACACCTTAAGGAACCAGCAGGTGAAAGAAGCTCTCAAAGATGTGCTTCAAAggttttgttattttcaaaacaatgaGCAAAAATGTAGATATCAGTAA